In the Ranitomeya imitator isolate aRanImi1 chromosome 2, aRanImi1.pri, whole genome shotgun sequence genome, tggacacactgggggcaggacttgaggcatgggcagaatgtagatacggggcatgattggagacacggggcaggattggatcatggggcaggacggatacgatggaggctggtggggcaggatggggagatcatatggggtagaatggatactcatgagggcaggatgcgagaacatatggctggagccaggaatgagaaacggggccagggtggggaatattattaccaaaggggctaattaagggatattattactgcagtgatgtatttattttattttttgagtgtactgttttaaatgggggggcggtcctgttactgtgcagagtgacactatatcacctttttttcttcatgtgatgtaatgtagaagttgtgaaaaattaagtaatgtgttctgcaagcggagctcgagataactgtgttatttcctgcagaaacgagtcctggctggaaggaatgatggcggtctgtgctggatgaaagatgaaggacttcacctagagacgtcactggtgagtcagtgttacctatacactgacactgtacactgtatactatatagaggtcctgtgtataatgtcaccagtgatctctgtattacctctacacagacactgcatactaagtacagatctcctgtgaatactggcacttatggtgatagtattgtgttttttttttattactgatcagtattgtagtattcagtcactatgtggtggtaatatgtggtctggaaatggtgttgtggtatttgtcccttgtatgtagtattattcggtcactatgtggcctggtcatggtgtggtggtattaagtcacaggtgtggcatgtgggggtgacaccattaggcccagtttaacatagtaacatagtaacatagttagtaaggccgaaaaaagacatttgtccatccagttcagcctatattccatcataataaatacccagatctacgtccttctacagaacctaataattgtatgatacaatattgttctgctccaggaagacatccaggcctctcttgaacccctcgactgagttcgccatcaccacctcctcaggcaagcaattccagattctcactgccctaacagtaaagaatcctcttctatgttggtggaaaaaccttctctcctccagacgcaaagaatgcccccttgtgcccgtcaccttccttggtataaacagatcctcagcgagatatttgtattgtccccttatatacttatacatggttattagatcgcccctcagtcgtcttttttctagactaaataatcctaatttcgctaatctatctgggtattgtagttctcccatcccctttattaattttgttgccctcctttgtactctctctagttccattatatccttcctgagcaccggtgcccaaaactggacacagtactccatgtgcggtctaactagggatttgtacagaggcagtataatgctctcatcatgtgtatccagacctcttttaatgcaccccatgatcctgtttgccttggcagctgctgcctggcactggctgctccaggtaagtttatcattaactaggatccccaagtccttctccctgtcagatttacccagtggtttcccgttcagtgtgtaatggtgatattgattccctcttcccatgtgtataaccttacatttatcattgttaaacctcatctgccacctttcagcccaagtttccaacttatccagatccatctgtagcagaatactatcttctcttgtattaactgctttacatagttttgtatcatctgcaaatatcgatattttactgtgtaaaccttttaccagatcattaatgaatatgttgaagagaacaggtcccaatactgacccctgcggtaccccactggtcacagcgacccagttagagactataccatttataaccaccctctgctttctatcactaagccagttactaacccatttacacacatgttcccccagaccaagcattctcattttgtgtaccaacctcttgtgcggcacggtatcaaacgctttggaaaaatcgagatataccacgtccaatgactgaccgtggtccagcctatagcttacctcttcataaaaactgattagattggtttgacaggagcgatttctcataaacccatgctgatatggagttaaacagttattctcattgagataatccagaataacatccctcagaaacccttcaaatattttaccaacaatagaggtaagacttactggcctataatttccaggttcacttttagagccctttttgaatattggcaccacatttgctatgcgccaatcctgcggaacagaccctgtcgctatagagtccctaaaaataagaaataatggtttatctattacattacttagttctcttagtactcgtgggtgtatgccatccggacccggagatttatctattttaatcttatttagccggtttcgcacctcttcttgggttagattggtgacccttaatatagggttttcattgtttcttgggatttcacctagcatttcattttccaccgtgaataccgtgtagaagaaggtgtttaatatgttagctttttcctcgtcatctacaaccattctttcctcactattttttaaggggcctacattttcagtttttattcttttactattgatatagttgaagaacagtttgggattagttttactctccttagcaatgtgcttctctgtttcctttttggcagctttaattagttttttagataaagtatttttctccctatagttttttagagcttcaatggtgccatcctgctttaatagtgcaaatgctttctttttactgttaattgcctgtcttacttctttgtttagccacattgggtttttcctatttctagtccttttattcccacaaggtataaaccgcttacactgcctatttaggatgttcttaaacatttcccatttattatctgtattctcatttctgaggatattgtcccagtctaccagattaagggcatctctaagctggtcaaactttgccttcctaaagttcaatgtttttgtgactccctgacaagtccccctagtgaaagacaggtgaaactgcacaatattgtggtcgctatttcctaaatgcccaaccacctgcagatttgttattctgtcaggtctattagatagtattaggtctaaaagtgctgctcctctggttggattctgcaccaattgtgaaagataatttttcttggttattagcagaaacctgttgcctttatgggtttcacaggtttctgtttcccagttaatatccgggtagttaaagtcccccataaccaggacctcattatgggttgcagcttcatctatctgctttagaagtagactttccatgctttctgttatatttgggggtttgtaacagaccccaatgagaattttgttaccatttttccctccatgaatttcaacccatatggactcgacatcctcattcccttcgctaatatcctcccttaaagtggactttagacaagactttacatagagacaaacccctcctcctctccgatttttacgatcctttctaaacagactgtaaccctgtaagttaactgcccagtcatagctttcatctaaccatgtctcggttattcccactatgtcaaagttacctgtagatatttctgcttctagttcttccatcttgtttgtcaggcttctggcgtttgcgagcatgcagtttagaggattttgttttgttccaatctcctcactgtggattgttttagaaatgttcttacctcccttctgagtatgttttcctgggtcgtctttgttcgagtctaatgtttttcttcccgtcccctcttcttctagtttaacgccctcctgatgagtgtagcgagtcttctggcgaatgtgtgtttcccaggtttgttgaggtgtagtccgtctctggcgaggagtccatcataccagtaattcacaccgtggtccaggaatccaaatccagtttaagttctacaaaacaggaaaaccgtttttggtaacctttgtgtgtattgagccgggggggggggggggcgccaaactcgggaacagccccgggcggcaaaagctctagctacgcctctggttataccagctgtacatatataattatatacaggagatgcccaggttatgccagctgtacatatataattatatataggagatgcccaggttatatcagctgtacatatataattatatacaggagatgcccaggttataccagctgtacatatataattatatacaggagatgcccaggttatactggcaTGCTGTGTATCACTGGACCATGCAGGTTGAATACTCACCCATCCACCCTTCCTCCTTAGCACTGGGCAGACATGTTCCCCCACATAGGCGCCCACTCTCTCGGCCATCGGCTCCAGCACGCTCTCCATGCCATGCTCCTGGCAGTATACGGCCATTTGCCCGGCCAGGACATATATGGACAGGTCTGTGCCCCATGGAATGTCGGCCGGGTACCCCGGGTGCCTCGTCTGTCGGTCCCTGTACCCCTGAATGTTGTCATCTATGGTCTCTATGAGGAAGTCGCAGGCTCCGGCCTCTGTTACCCCTTGGAATACCCGGGGCCAGCGCTTGAAGAAGATGGGAAACCTTTCCAGGAGCTCGTCCCCGGCCTGGCGCAGGGTGCGGGTGGCCACTGAGGGTGCAGGCCCATTGGCTCGGCCCGTTACATAGGCTATATAGTCTTGGGCCAATTGATAGGCCTCAGTGACCAGTGGgtccgtgtgcctctctgcagacatCACTGGAGATGAGCCATGGTGTATTAATAGTCCGGAGCCCCCGCGACCTCGTCTAAAAAGATCACCACATCTATCACCACATACCTCTCTCACTACCAACATCTCTGCTTGCTGCCAGTGAATGCCAGTATTGCTTGTCTCCGCCATGTGGCCGCGTGACCAGGATGTGAtcaacgctgacagcaagcagaggtcctGAAGTCCGGTAGGAATTGGTACATAGGTATTCACGCCAACAAGTAAAACACCTTGAAATGGCTCAAATTTTGTGCAGAATATGAAGTTGTTGAAAACATATGCGACTTTTGGTGTTGATACACCAGTCCCAGACAGCTGTTCAGACAGGGGCGGGATGGGGCGCAGCAAGTACCTCCCTGCTAATTCATCACAATTTAGGTCACTATAAGTCCATAAATATGCCAGGAACGTAATCCCGGCCCTGACCAGTGACATTTCTGGTGCAAGGCACTTGTAAGACGCGTCTAATTCAATAAGTGCCGCATCTTACTGCAGCGGTGCCTTTTATAAGACTGGCCTGTAAGGCACCAGTCCTAAGGAATCTGACCCACCACTATATGGGATGTGATATCACTGTCTCACCACTAGGAGGTGACAGCATTCCATGTTTGGATGCCACTGATCCTGAAACAGGCGGCACTGCAGCTCCTGTTTAACATTAGTGAATGTATGAAAGGGAAAATCTACCTTTTAGTAAAAAaggactgtactgtgacatcactgtgtgcattatccatgTACTGTAACATCACAGTGTGCAATATTACTGTGCTGTGAcaacactgtgtgcattattcctgtgctgtgacatcactgtgtgcattatccatgtactgtgacatcactgtgtgcattatccatgtactgtggcatcactgtgtgcaatATTACTGTGCTGTGAcaacactgtgtgcattattcctgtgctgtgatatcactgtgtttattatccctgtactgtgacatcactgtgtgtattgtccctgtaatgtgacatcactgtgttatcCATTtattgtgacatctctgtgtgcatTGTTCCTgtgctgtgacattactgtgtgtattatctctgtattgtgatatcactgtgtgcattatccctgtaatgtgacatcactgtattatccatatactgtgacatcactgggactATTATCCCTGTaccaatttaaaaaaactgactgtcacatccaaacatagaacaagtgtgaacaggtgctgaacctagagtcaccaactcgtatacagtcaaataaataaggcagcacactgcagcgctaaaacatgcaaacatgaaacatgaaaattgaactgcattactgcactagaaatatgaaaaaatgagagcgtttagcgcataaattggacaattcatgtgtacctggtacacATATATTAGGTTTTGTTTGTTaatagccacagtgtgaatgtgcgccTACACATTGTACTTATACCAACAAATGTGCCGTCCATTTCTAATGGTGGCACATACAGAAGTGCTGTGGACCGTGTGTGAACTTTCGCCTACGTGACTGTCTGCAGCGGTTGTCCTTTGAGTAAGTTTGTTATTGATGAAAATTACCTATATTCAAATTTATTGTAAGTCGTCCAAACTCCACTCCTCCTATCTGGTGACCTTAATAAACTTTCCGTGTTTTCCACGCTATCAATCATTCTACAGTGATTTCTCTAGTCCAAGTATTGTACAGTTACCAATCCTGCTGAAAGTTCACACACACatagacatatacacacacaggtatatcATTTTAAATGTAATAGTAACATATAAATGTGTATGGTATATATGTATTTGTATACATTTTTTCTAATCttttcaaataaatatttttttttaaaatttatttatttttattattttatgtttctaAAGTAATTTTTGAGGATTTTCAGAAAAGAATTGATTTTCTTTGTGTGCTAGGGGCAGGTAGTTTTTAAGCTTTCTGCAGGCAATTTTAGACCAAAGAAATCAGTATCAAGTCATttatggtaaatttaaaaaatatatatattttttcattcttACCCTGGAATAGAACAAAAATcaactggaaaaaaaaacacagaaaaaaaatcctGATTCATACATAAAGCATAAACTTATCAGAAGTCATTACCTAAAGGTTTAGGACCTCTTTGGGGGCAATTTTTTTTACTTAACTACATGTAGTTTGGGTAAAAAGATATCATATTTATAATTGAGTTTCAGtcatagaaaaaaattaaaatacatcttgctgggacacatctacagcccagACTATACACTggcatcatcatgtgtggccattatacagtattgtacTGTATTGTATTCACACTGGCTTCCTGGGTCCaactggcggttttcccgcactttctccTACTCCCAAAGCCCCCGCCCCTAATGTCCCTCTCCTAATTCCCCCTTTAACGAATCCTCAGCCACCAAATTTAAAAAATGCCTTATGTCCAAGCGCCGTCATGGGGGCTTCTATTGAGCTGCGCTTATTCTTGCCCCCACCTTGACCGAGTATGGCCAATATGGCTACCTCTTACCTGTGACCTCCACTACTCACTAACCCGTGTAGGAAAGACACCACCCCTTTGAAATAAAAACATTACACATTaattcttttggataatttgggccacagcggccagtttagtAACAAATAATAACAAACATTTTcattaaatattaaccccttcatgacccagcctattttgaccttaatgacctggccgttttttgcaattctgaccagtgtccctttatgaggtaataactcaggaacgcttcaacggatcctagcggttctgagattgttttttcgtgacatattgggcttcatgttagtggtaaatttaggtcaataaattctgcgtttatttgtgataaaaacggaaatttggcgaaaattttgaaaatttcgcaattttcacattttgaatttttattctgttaaaccagagagttatgtgacacaaaatagttaataaataacatttcccacatgtctactttacaccagcacaattttggaaacaacatttttttttgctaggaagttataagagttaaaatttgaccagcgatttctcatttttacaacgaaatttacaaaaccattttttttagggaccacctcacatttgaagtcagtttgaggggtctatatggatgaaaatacccaaaagtgacaccattctaaaaaatgcacccctcaaggtgctcaaaaccacattcaagaagttttttaacccttcaggtgcttcacagcagcagaagcaacatggaaggaaaaaatgaacatttaactttttagtcacaaaaattatcttttagcaacattttttttattttcccaatggtacaaggagaaactgaaccacgaaagttgttgtccaatttgtcctgagtacgctgatacctcatatgtgggggtaaaccactgtttgggcgcacggcagggcttggaagggaaggagcgccatttgactttttgaatgaaaaattggctccactctttagcggacaccatgtcacgtttggagagcccccgtgtgcctaaaaattggagctcccccacacgtgaccccattttggaaactagacgccccaaggaacttatctagatgcatagtgagaactttgaacccccgggggcttcacaaattgatccgtaaaaatgaaaaagtacttttttttcacaaaaaaattcttttagcctcaatttttttcattttcacatgggcaacaggataaaatggatcctaaaatttgttgggcaatttctcatgagtacaccgatacctcacatgtggaggtaaaccactgtttgggcacatggtaaggttcggaagggaaggagcgccatttgactctttgaatgaaaaattatctccatcgttagcggacaccatgtcgtgtttggagagcccccgtgtgcctaaacattggagctcccccacaaatgaccccattttggaaactagaccccccaaggaacttatctagatgcatattgagcactttaaaccctcaggtgcttcacaaattgatctgtaaaaatgaaaaagtacttttttttttcacaaaaaaattcttttcgcctcagtttttcattttcacatgggcaataggataaaatgaatcctaaaatttgttgggcaatttctcccgagtacgccgatacctcatatgtgggggtaaaccactgtttgggcacacggcagggctcggaagggaaggcgcgccatttgactttttgaatggaaaattagctccaattgttagcggacaccatgtcgcgtttagagagcccctgtgtgcctatgcattggagctcccccacaagtgaccccattttggaaactagaccccccaaggaacttatctagatgcatattgagcactttaaacccccaggtgcttcacagaagtttataatgcagagccatgaaaataaaaaataatttttctttcctcaaaaatgatttttagcctggaatttcctattttgccaagggtaataggagaaattggaccgcaaatgttgttgtccagtttgtcctgagtacgctgataccccatatgtgggggtaaaccactgtttgggcgcacggcagggctcggaagggaaggcacgccaattggctttttaaatggaaaattagctccaatcattagcggacaccatgtcacgtttggagagcccctgtgtgcctaaacattggagatcccccacatatgaccccattttggaaactagacccccaaaggaactaatctagatgtgtggtgaggactttgaacttccaagtgcttcacagaagtttataacgcagagccatgaaaataaaataaaaattttattttctctaaaatgattttttagcctgcaatttattattttcccaagggtaacaggagaaatttgaccccaaaagttgttgtacagtttctcctgagtacgctgataccccatatgtgggggtaaaccacagtttgggcacatgtcggggctcggaagtcaagtagtgacattttgaaatgcagactttgatggaatgctctgcgggcgttacgttgcgtttgcagagcccctgatgtggctaaacagtagaaaccccccacaagtgaccccattttagaaactagaccccgaaaggaacttatctagatgtgaggtgagcactttgaacccccaagtgcttcacagaagtttataacacagagcagtgaaaataataaatacgttttctttcctcaaaaataattttttagcccagaattttttattttcccaagggttacaggagaaattggaccccaaaagttgttgtccagtttctcctgagtacgctgataccccatatgtgggggtaaaccactgtttgggcacacgtcggggctcagaagggaagtagtgacttttgaaatgcagactttgatggaatggtctgcgggcgtcacgttgcgtttgcagagcccctggtgtgcctaaacagtagaaaccccccacaagtgaccccattttggaaactagaccccccaaggaacttatctagatatgtggtgagcactttgaacccccaagtgcttcacagacgtttacaacgcagagccgtgaaaataaaaaatcatttttctttcctcaaaaatgatgttttagcaagcaattttttattttctcaagggtaacaggagaaattggaccccagtaattgttgcccagtttgtcctgagtacgctgataccccatatgtgggggtaaaccactgtttgggcacatgtcggggctcggaagtcaagtagtgacgttttgaaatgcagactttgatggaatggtctgcgggcgtcacgttgcgtttgcagagcccctggtgtgcctaaacagtagaaaccccccacaagtgaccccattttggaaactagaccccccaaggaacttatctagatatgtggtgagcactttgaacccccaagtgcttcacagacgtttacaacgcagagccgtgaaaataaaaaatcattttactttcctcaaaaatgatgttttagcaagcaattttttattttctcaagggtaacaggagaaattggaccccagtaattgttgcccagtttgtcctgagtacactgataccccatatgtgggggtaaaccactgtttgggcacacgtcggggctcggaagggaaggagcaccatttgactttttgaataaaagattggctggaatcaatggtggcgccatgttgcgtttggagaccccctgatgtgcctaaacagtggaaacccctcaattcttacgccaacacacccctaacccttatcccaactgtagccgtaaccctaaccacaaccctaaccgcaacacacccctaaccacaaccctaaccccaacacacccctaaccctaaccacaaccctaattccaacccaaccctaaccctaaggctatgtacccacgttgcggattcgtgtgagatttttccgcaccatttttgaaaaatccgcgggtaaaaggcactgcgttttacctgcggatttactgcggatttcacctgcggattcctattgaggaataggtgtaaaacgctgcggaatccgcacaaagaattgacatgctgcggaaaatacaacgcagcgtttccgtgcggtattttccgcaccatgggcacagcggatttggttttccataggtttacatggtactgtaaacctgatggaacactgctgcggatccgcagcggccaatccgctgcggatccgcagccaaatccgcaccgtgtgcacatagcctaattctaaaggtatgtgcacacgctttggaaaacgctgcggatccgcagcagtttcccatgagtttacatttcaatgtaaacctatgggaaacaaaaatcgctgtacacatgctgcggaaaaactgcacggaaacgcagcggtttacattccgcagcatgt is a window encoding:
- the LOC138666290 gene encoding uncharacterized protein produces the protein MSLVRAGITFLAYLWTYSDLNCDELAGRYLLRPIPPLSEQLSGTGVSTPKVAYVFNNFIFCTKFEPFQGVLLVGVNTYVPIPTGLQDLCLLSALITSWSRGHMAETSNTGIHWQQAEMLVVREVCGDRCGDLFRRGRGGSGLLIHHGSSPVMSAERHTDPLVTEAYQLAQDYIAYVTGRANGPAPSVATRTLRQAGDELLERFPIFFKRWPRVFQGVTEAGACDFLIETIDDNIQGYRDRQTRHPGYPADIPWGTDLSIYVLAGQMAVYCQEHGMESVLEPMAERVGAYVGEHVCPVLRRKGGWVGFIEHFRKQEDLEKKMLSVCCTILAICSALLLTYVLWRKKMSCF